The Streptomyces sp. NBC_00286 nucleotide sequence CGGTGACCTGGTGGTCCGCACCACCCCCGACATCGAGCTTCGCCTCGGCATGCAGGTCCCCCTGCTGGTCGACCTGGCCCATCTCTTCGTCTTCGACCAGCACGGCGAACGCATCAGCCCGGCCCCGGCACGGCTGCCGGACCTGGACGAGTGATCTTCCTGGGTGTCATCGCAGGAATAGGTGTCATCGCAGGCGCGTGTACTGGTTCACGCCGCCCACGAACGCCATCGTCGCCCGCCCTCGCAGCACCAGGACATCCAGGTGCGCCGCGGTCTCGTTGACCGCGAGCATCTGGTTGAAGGCGTTCAGTTCGCCGAACGGCACCGCCCGGCGCGTCCATCCGAGCTTGCGCGCCACCGCGTGGGCGTCGAGCGTGTCCTCGCCCAGCGCCGTCAGGCTCTTGGCCAGCCGGTCGTCGTGGTGGTCGAGCAGCTCGGCGACACGTGTGTGGGCGCTGTCGGCGACCGGCCCGTGCGCGGGCAGCAGGCGGGCGTCGGCGTACCGGGTCATCAGCCGCAGTGAGTCCAGGTAGTCGGCGAGCGGGCGGCCGCCCGGCTCGGCCAGCTCGAAACCGATGGACGGGGTGATGTGCGGCAGGACGTGGTCGCCGGAGAACAGCAGCTCCCGTTGCTCGTCCAGGAAGACGACATGTCCCTTGGTGTGTCCGGGAGTTGGTACGACATGCAGTTCGCGCTCGCCGAAGCGGAGCGTCTCGGCGGCGAGCCAGCGATCGGGCCCCTCCCACACGCTCGGGTCGTAGCCGCCGTGGTCCATCGCCTGGATACGGTCGGCGAGTTCGCCGGCTCCTGCGGTGCGCAGGGTCTCCAGTGAGCCGGCGGGTACGTCGCTGCGCAGTCGGTCGAGCATCTCCAGGCCCGGGCGTTCGCCCGCGCCGAGGTAGACGCGCGAGCCGAGCAGCCGGCGGAGTTCCACCGCGTTCGTGTAGTGGTCGCGGTGGATGTGGGTGACCAGGATGTGGCTGATGTCGCCGAGGTCGCGGCCGATGGCGGCCAGCGCCTCCTCGAGCGCCTTGCGTGCCTCAGGGATCGCCCAGCCGCCGTCGATCATGACGATGCCGCCGTCGTCGGCCAGGTCCTCCAGCAGGTAGACGTTGACGGCGTGCAGGCCGTCGTTGGGAAGCGGCAGAGGAACGCGGTGCACCCCGGGCTGTACGGTCTGCACTCCGGCTGCGGCCCACGGGCCCTGGTCGAACCGCGCTGTCATGATCCTCCTCATCGGTGTGCCGCCGCGTGGATCACGCCGGAGGGCGTGCGCGGCGGCACGGTTCGCGAATATGTTGCCTCGTCAGGCCGGGTCGTAGTGACGGGACCCGGACCGCCCGGACGTACGAGTATGGAGTCTGGCCGCCAGGTCCCGGGCCCCGCGCCGGTCGAGCTTGCCGACCTTTGTCTGGGGCAACTCCCCTATGCCGTACACGAATTCCGGCCACTTGGTCTTGGACAGGCCGACGTTCTCCAGGTGTCCGGTCACTTCGGCGAGGTCGATGCCTCCGCCGTCCTCGGTGACGACGAGCAGCGCCACACGTTCGCCGAGGACATCGTCGGGAACCGCCACGACACAGGCCCTGGCCACGCGCGGGTAACTGGCCACCGCGCGCTCGATCTCGGTGATGTCGATGTTGCGCCCACCGCGGATGATGATGTCCTTCTCGCGGCCCATGATGCTGATGCTGCCATCCTCATGGGTCATCAACAGGTCGCCGGTGGGCAGGAAGCCGTCCTCCGTCAGCGCCGGCGGCTCGACCTTGCCGTCGCGGGCGTAGCCCAGGAAAAGCGAAGGGCCGCGCACATGCGCCCGTCCGGTCACGCCTGGGCCCGCGGTCCGCCCGTCGGGGGTCAGCGCGCGGAGCTCCGTACCCGGGAAGGGGCGGCCGTCTCTGCCGAGCCGGATCTCCTCGGGTTCGTCGGGGCTCGGCGAGGTGTGGCCGAGGCATTCGGACATGCCGAAGACGCGGAGGATCTTCGTGCCCAGGGATTGCTCGGCCCGGGCCAGGGCGCCGCGGTCCATGGGTCCGCCGCCGACGGTGATCGACCGGACACCTCGGAGGATGCCGGAGCCGGCAGCCTCGGTGCCCATCTGCAGCGCCATGGTCGGCACGCACATGGTCCAGCGGACGTCGGCCTCGGCCATCCGCCGCAGGACGACGGCCCGGTCCCACTTCCCCGTCATGACGAGTGGCCCGCGCAGCAGGAGGGAGAGGTAGACGCCGAAGCAGTACGCCGCCGTCGACGACAGCGGCACGATCGCGGCGACGGCGTCCCCGGGCGACAGGCCGTTGACGGTCATGGTGCTCGTGGCGGCATAGCGCAGTGACCGCTCGGACTGGACGACGCCTTTGGGCCGCCCGGTCGACCCTGAGGTGAGGCCGATCAGGACGCCGCCCGACCAGCGCGACACGTCACGCTCACCGGGAGCAGACAGGCACTGCCAGCCGTCGAGCACCGTCCGCGCCGGGCCCGGCAGCCGTTCGGGCACCGCCCACTCCGCCATTGCCGACGGCTCGGCGACGACGAC carries:
- a CDS encoding MBL fold metallo-hydrolase, translated to MTARFDQGPWAAAGVQTVQPGVHRVPLPLPNDGLHAVNVYLLEDLADDGGIVMIDGGWAIPEARKALEEALAAIGRDLGDISHILVTHIHRDHYTNAVELRRLLGSRVYLGAGERPGLEMLDRLRSDVPAGSLETLRTAGAGELADRIQAMDHGGYDPSVWEGPDRWLAAETLRFGERELHVVPTPGHTKGHVVFLDEQRELLFSGDHVLPHITPSIGFELAEPGGRPLADYLDSLRLMTRYADARLLPAHGPVADSAHTRVAELLDHHDDRLAKSLTALGEDTLDAHAVARKLGWTRRAVPFGELNAFNQMLAVNETAAHLDVLVLRGRATMAFVGGVNQYTRLR
- a CDS encoding class I adenylate-forming enzyme family protein, with the protein product MRQVVRDFQQKADEADFVAVIDDAGSHTARQLLEEATRLAGVLSTAGTTGGTVLLQADNSWRTVAATLAVGLSGGDGGVVAVVNRHTTPAEFAAAWEDIRPDVVVAEPSAMAEWAVPERLPGPARTVLDGWQCLSAPGERDVSRWSGGVLIGLTSGSTGRPKGVVQSERSLRYAATSTMTVNGLSPGDAVAAIVPLSSTAAYCFGVYLSLLLRGPLVMTGKWDRAVVLRRMAEADVRWTMCVPTMALQMGTEAAGSGILRGVRSITVGGGPMDRGALARAEQSLGTKILRVFGMSECLGHTSPSPDEPEEIRLGRDGRPFPGTELRALTPDGRTAGPGVTGRAHVRGPSLFLGYARDGKVEPPALTEDGFLPTGDLLMTHEDGSISIMGREKDIIIRGGRNIDITEIERAVASYPRVARACVVAVPDDVLGERVALLVVTEDGGGIDLAEVTGHLENVGLSKTKWPEFVYGIGELPQTKVGKLDRRGARDLAARLHTRTSGRSGSRHYDPA